TATCACCTTGGTAGAGTGAGCCAGCACTGACCTCAGAGAAGCCATGCTGAATCACAACATTCACGAAAAACGGTCAAATAACAGAGAAACTAAAACTATACTTCAGCTTGTGTCAACGTATGCCTTGACTAACTTGTCAAGCTAGCCGCCGGATTTTCTTGCGTGTCTCATTAAGCAATTACGGTACGGGTGCTGACAGCAGCCAAAAATAATTTACGCCGTGCATTTGGAGTGGTTTTACTTTTACAAAGAATGCAACTATGactaaaatgtatatacatatgcattttctttttagaaaTGTGTACCCATTTGATATAAATGGGTATATATGTGTACCGTAAGTACGTAATGAGACACGCAAGAAAATCCAAACAGCGACAGTTACGAAACTGACTTGTGTCAAGGGGGAACGTTTACGGTGTTACTACATCCGGTTCGTCTAAGCCCCGCCCCGCTGTTTTGGACCCACGTGTGTAGCGGAAGATATATGTtgatattttacatttctgttcatttttagCTGGATAAACTGTCACAGCGCGGCTCAACCGTCGACATGGACCTCGCCTCTAGAGACACGTACATTCAGAAATTGGCGAGTAAAGTATTTTCCCAACGAGACCAAGAGCCAAAGAAGAGACCGTTTGGTAACGTTACTTTACACGTTTTCCTATTATAAAGAGCGCCCACGTATGTGCTATGTGGACAAACTGATGCAAAAGCACGCACTACGTGTGCTTGTGACAGTAAAAGCTTCTAAAATAGTCATTAATGTCTTGCTATTGCTACTGTAAACTAAAGGGGGCGCTACAATTTTAAAAATTAGTTGAAGGGCGAATGctagcaaaataataatatgcatgttgttttccatttaaAGGGGTTTTAAATTTATGAATTGATTAGGAATTTATGAATTTGAGAGTGACCTATTCAGTATGTTTATTATTCTGCCCCATAATAATCTAAATGCATGGTTCTAAAACTGTGATGGTGGTACGTGAGCCTCCCCTGGTGGTAAAATCAGAACTACTGTACTACTGTACCAGTGTATGTGATCtgagaggagctgaggagaaaatgaaacgaataacaaaacaacaataataataattagaatcaCCTTATcactcgctccatcttaatctaatgtcactataccaatTTGTGTataagtatatgtgaggaagaggaggatgatgagagaacaaattatcttattgggaataaatcggcctcctgtgaaaagtcagaagctgactttgctcgacctatttacaccgcTGTATTTCAATGTAAGGTGGTATTTTGTATAAAAAGTTTCAGAACCACTAATCTAAAAAGATAATAGAGTAATTCACTGGTTTAAAATTCATAAGATCAAATGAAATATACATTGTCAACACAGGGaagtttttctgtctttttcaaaatgtgctgtagcagctgcagaacaaacacacagagagaacaaacaCTTAACAAATAAATTAACTTAAATGCACTCAATTTAAATAACAGAACGAGAAAGATTAGTTTTGCACCTGCCCTAAAATTAAgtgttaaaaatacacaatcctgtgaaaacaaacacagtaaccATAGTGAAAAATGTTAAGTGACAGCCATTATCAACAAACATGGCAGAATTAACCTGTTTCCATGTTGAATAGTGTGAAAGACATTGGAATAAATTAGATATTGAAATGTTGTTGCTCTATGACATCTGGCAGATCGTACACAGAAAACAGAATGAGTGAAGGGTTgttaagaatattttttttgcaagttTAGTTATGGAATCAGTTTCATCCGAACCAAGATTTTTTAGTCAACACTGAATTGTATTTCTATTGATTTATAGATGAATACATTGCACAcataaattaagtttattaattaaatacaatGAAACAAATGTCAATGCAGCCATGAAATTTTTACctgtaaaaaatattaatacttACCCGAATAATTAAGATGTAAAAGATATTAATAATTTTTCCATCAGTTAATGGATATTATGCCTTAGTTTGTCACGGCTTTGTCTGGAACAGTGCCTTGTGCGGCTGATAAATTTAGATATTACTCTGCTCACATTACATCCACATCCAGCCATTAATTAGTGGTGAGCAAGTGACTTGGCTTCATATTAATCGGGCACAGAAAGAGGGGTATATTATGAATTTGAcaattgtttcatttttttaaaacacctgAACACCTTCCAATTATAGTGATCAGACTGTTCACCCTTCTGTAATAATTTCCTTTTTTGAAATACATCTGAAattatttttcagtattttgtttACAGGGTGTGGACGTGAAGAGATAACCTTGTTGTCTCTGGCACTGAATCACAGGACTACTCAGTTTAAGTCCTGATGACGCTTACTGAGGGAGGATTAGGCTTGAAAGGAACTGGTTTGCATGATGCGTCTTCCATCCATAGTTGGAGGCAAAACCGTTCATGCTTGTAGCAACAAAactgtcattaaaatgttttgtatgTAATTTGcgttttttgtatgtgtgttcagTTCATTTCAAGGGTAAGAATGACAGTGGTCccccaaagaagaagaaaaagtgtaaaaagaagCACTTTAAGGAAAGGGACATGAATGAGAAGACACCTAAACCCAAACAGAAGCCCCCAGTCTCTCCAGCAGCACACAAAACCCAGACCACAGCAAAACCCAATGGATCTGCAAAACAGACACCTAAAGGTACACAAATTCATCAATATGTATTAAAGTTCAGCAACGctttaatgtatatatttaaaatgatatatttaGCTGTCTTTCTCTTGTTAAATGGTCTCTTATAGTCAttgtttattcattgtttttatttcttaaaggAGTGAAAGCACAGTCCACCTTCTCAACAGTAGATGTTCTACGTAAGAGGCTACATGAAAAGATCGAGGAGTCCAGAGGGCAGGTATGAGAATTTTGAAGGCAGTTACAAAAATTCACATGACAGTTTAATTATCCTATGCATTATTTAATATCTGTCCTTGTCATGCAGTAAATTCAATCGGCTTAAAGCATGTTTTTAGACCTTAGACCTGCAATTATTAGGTCAGCAAATTAATTTGTGCATTTCTGCCTCTGGATTTGAAATATTGTTCATCAGTTTTAATTTAAGctgtttaacaaaaacaattattgttTCGATGCACATTTTGAGTGTCTGAAAATGGAGGAACTATGAAATAAAATGGTtgttaaagaaataaaactgaacGTCTGCACATCCACTGTCCACATGAAGGTTTCGCAATGCGTCACTGTCCAAATACTTACTCataatatcaggtcaatgtgaATAAAAGTCATTCCGTTGATAGATACAGAAGTACTATTTTTCTTTTGGTGTCTGAACAGCATCGTTACGACCAATTCCTAGTTTCTACATGGGCCACATATGTGCAGGATGGTACACATGGACCCTATGTGGACGTTCACATGTAGCCCACATGAAACGCAGGCCTGACCGAGGGTTTTACCGTTCCAAATTGTACCATtaccgtgatggaaacacacCGCTCATAGTAACCAACCATACCTCATCTTCTAGCCAGCTCTTTCCAAATCAGTGCCTCTTTTCATTAGTTTTGATAAAGGCTTGTACAAAGTCTAAACATGTGATTTATTGCTTTCATCAGGGAGCCCCTCAGGATGCATTATCAGAGGCCGTCCAGGCCAAGCGAGCGAAGCGAAAGCTTGAAAGGGAGCGcaagaaaaggaagaggaaagaaTTTCGGATGAAGAAACTGGCTGAACAGAGTGGCCAAGAGCAGCAGCCAGAGATAAAACCGAAAGTGGAGCCAACCCCGGCTGCAAGCAAAAGAAATGAAACTAGTATCGTCTTCAACAAGATGGAGACAGTGGAAGAAGTTTATATagacaaaatgcaaaaaaagaagaacaagaaacAGAGCGTCAAGGGCCAGATAACACCACTGACGGGGAAAAACTATAAGCAGCTGCTGGATCGCATGGAATCTCGCAAGGAAAAGCTGGAGAAGCTGAGGGAGAAAGACGAGGGGAAGGCTCgtcagatggaggagaagatTAAGTGGACCAACCTGCTTTATAAAGCAGAGGGCATCAAGATCAAAGATGACGAGAACATGCTGCGTGTCGCTCTGAAGAGAAAGGAGAAGAACCGCAGCCAGAGGAAGAAGACATGGGGCACACGCAGCGAGAACGTGACGGACAAGATGCAACACCGTCAGGATAAGAGACGAAAGAACATCCAGAAACACAAGCAGTTGAAaacggagaagaagaaggacaaggcgcgaaagaaaggcagaattttGCCTGAGGActtgaaaaaagcttcaataaaataaagtggaaaGAGATTATgatcagaaaacacactcaaagaaaatctgttggttttttttgacagtgtgATTAATTAAATGATATTAAAGTGCTACTGTTGATACACATATTGTACCTTTCCTGTGTAGGAGTAAAATGACATGTTGTTGTCAATAAAATGCTGTTCATCACTGTGATAAACACAAATGGCAAGTTGTAGAGAGggattcctttttctttctttaaaaataaaaaaaagtacagtttttTGGGAAATGTGGTAATTTGTCTAGTCTGGTAATGGCACTATCATTTCTCTGCTCTGaatatgaaattaacataaaGCAACCAGagacacaaaataaattattagAATGAAGAGACAAAATTACCTTGgagatgcaaaaaaaagtgaagacatAAAAGTACAGATGTACTCAAAATGACCATAAAGAGACAAAACTACATAGACTCAGAATGACCATAACTGCTTAACTACAACAATAATCAATGACCCAAAATAACTACACATATACTactaagaataataataataacatgttttatttctaaGTGCCTTTCAAACACATCCGGACATCAGAAATCCACGGCCGACTAAAAACATCTCGTTCGACTAAGATGACAAcgaccacaacaacaaaaaaatgcactTACTTGCACATCGCACTTATGAGTAGCACTTTAtcgtttggcttacttgaagcacttacttctagctcttgtttgtacccaaatgttgaaatgcactctgctaaatgacatgtaatgtaatgtcaaacactcaaggtcactttaTATCTTAAATAagaagataaacacacaaaacagacaaattatAAGGTTAcggaaaaaaggacaaaatcaAACTAAAAGACTCAAAATGACCACAATAACACAACAGTAGCTACAAGGTACAGGAGTAGTACATGTATTTCAGCAGGTGATAAATAATACTATTTCTCTCTtgtgtaaatatttgaattatacGGTAGTTTCAAATCAGGTATTGAAGCAAGGATTTCAGACATAAAAGAACCCCCAAAGATGTGCCTTTGCTTTTACCACATAAATAAATCCCGCAATACAGCTTTAACAGCTGCGCGAGCTCCAGCTGACCAGTTTCTGACCGAGCCACTTTTGGGCAGGACACCGACAGTGTCGCTGTTGCTACTTTAAATATCTCGCCCCGCCCACCAGGAAGAACTCCGCAGATATGAAATCACGGATtatgtctctttgtttttcctctggctcgttaaaaaagtagaaaagatCATGTTACAGTATCAGCATGTGGAGACACTGTCGCACTGAGACTGCCTTCATCCTTTGATGGGAATAATAATCCGATATCTGCccgcttgtttgtttttattccgtCAGAGCACCGTTAGAAGACGGCACCAGGTGAGTGCAGCTCACTTGTGCCCCCAGCACATCAGCTACACAGTGAttagacatttaaaaagctgctgTGGTTTCAGAACATCATGTCAAGACGACTTAATGCGCGCAGAACAGATGGCGTCGAGAAGAATGTATGGTGAGTATTTGTAATATTCACTTAAGCACTTCATCATTTTCATTAAGTCTATTGTTAGCGTTGATTGTTTGTTCTCTCAGAGTTTATTGCTGTCAAAGTCTGTCACACGAGGACTCAGTGTGTAATCTTAACATAACCCAGTGATTGGTGGGGCAATGGGGGTGGAGAGGGTCACAAAATGTGGCAATTCCTCCTTTAATAAGGCACAaatatgtggaaaataaaatagtaagTAAAAATTCACAATAATGAACAAACCACCTGCTTATACAGGATTATATAAGTCACTGTTCTGCATAGATACCGACTGATGTGGGTTTTTCTGTTATATGGCagattttatgttgtttatgatAATTGTTTATGATAATGTTATgataatacacacatttactaaGATAACACTTTTTTGCAATTTGCATTTCCTGTCTGCACTGTAGTACACTTATAAAGTACTAAAATATAGtaactaaatattaaacaaatatgtcattaaaaacTATACTGTGTTTTAGGACACTTGGCAGTATTTATCTAGTCTctgaaaacaaactgtaaactcAATAAGCACTAATCAGCAGATTACCTATAAACTGATACAGTTTAGTAAAATGTCACTCTGGGCTATTTCTGGTTCTGCGTCTCACTGATGATTTCAATACTGCAAATACTTCTTTAAATGACACATGGATAATTCAAGGCAAAAACCATACTGAATAATAAAATGACAACTGTTTCCCCCATATTTAtggattttagttttttctttagttttgcATCACCTGTTAATCGTCTTACATGCAATGCTATCAAAACTAAATGGAAGCAATATTTTCCACAGTGCATACAGTTATTATTGTCGAGTGTTTATTTTActtgcattaaaataaataaaattgttcCTGCAGAGGCACAAATAGCTGTGAAGACGGGAGACAGTTTTCGTCATCATGTACTTGTTTTTGCACCCCCAGGGTGGAATTTTCTAAACTGGCTGCAGACTACGAAGCTGTGAACCTCGGACAAGGATTTCCAGACTTCTCACCACCTCCATTTATTCAGGAGGCGTTTTGTAAAGCAGTGAGTGGAGGACCATCCATGCACCAATACACTAGAGCCTTTGTAAGTGTGATTTACCCTGTTATTATTGTACTCTTTTGAACTGTCTTTGCATGCTGAATGTCACTGTTGTacacattttacatatatatcGCAATTTCTTACATAAAGCCCCTGAAACAGTGAGTTGCCTCACATTTTGCTATGATTGATGTTCTCAGGGCCACCCTCCTCTTGTAAAAAGTCTGGCTAAATTCTTCAGCAGGATTGTGGGACATGAGATTGATCCTTTTGAGGACATCCTGGTCACAGTAGGGGCGTATCAGGCACTCTTCTCTGCGTGTCAGGCTCTGGTTGATGAAGGAGATGAGGTATGAAGATCAGCAAccagacaacagacaacaatcaCATACATGAGTGTTTAACATCTCAGAGAACAGAACTGAACAGAaatgtgtctctcaggtgatcATCATCGAGCCGTTCTTTGACTGCTACCAGCCAATGGTGGTAATGGCTGGAGGCAAGGCAGTATATGTACCCCTGAGGCCGGTAAGTTGTTCAtacacattgaaaaaaaaaaagaatactttTAAGGTAAATGCGTGAATTAAAGGTAACACTTTGTTTGAAAGAGGAATCACTGGTCGTCCAAAAGTCATTCAATCGGTAGCAAGTGGATCTGCAGTCTTCTCAAGGTCATTCACTTCTGAAAGTTTGATGTGAAACTCGGCTATGTACCCTCTGTTAAATGTGGACAGTGTGCACTGTCATAATTCCAGATGTTGGGCTGCCCCTGTGTCAAAAGAGGACATAGATgtacacattttggacagaggacagatgttTTGAAGCTATCTCTCCATTTCTCAACAGAGGACGAGGTCTGCGACACTATCTATCTCCCATATACAATGAGGGGACCTTTACACTCTAATGACTATTGTTAACAACCTGGAGGTCTCCATAGTATTGCCATTACACAACTGCTATTGCACAACCAAATTTTCGAGGTCAggtggagggttgatcagagccacaagggaccaacctgaccaaATGTGTCTAACATTTTATCATTTGGTTGAGAGGTGAAACACAAGAAATCTGCAAGTGCAGTTGCTACGGATTCACTGACTTGTGTCTTTCTcttttaaagaaaaaggagagcgGCACTGTCCTGTCAAGTGGAGACTGGGTTCTTTCCGCTGAGGAGCTGGCCAGCAAAATCACTCCACGCACAAAAGCCATTATTATCAACACTCCCAACAACCCGTTAGGAAAGGTAACACTGGTCTGTTTATGCcctctgcctgtttttgtgcaaactgtgtttgcacaaaaacacacatcacctGTGTAAAAAGGAGTGTTGTGGTACTTAAGAGAAGTGTGAAGAGCACTTTTTGTCAAGACTCTTTAGTCAAGACCACCACTGATGTGTATCATGATCGTGTGGATTGCTGGAAAACCTCTATCTTCAAATGCAGCCATAAGTGGTTAAGATGTTGGTTTTGTCTCGCTCTTGGTCCCTAAAAGTCTGGGTCGCTGATCAATCTGGTCTCATTTCTGACTTAACTAATCGTAAGTAGAGCTGAACGATACGGTCAAAAAATACTATTGCAATTAGTTTGACAGTTATTGCAATAAGAGTCAAAATTGGCACGAttgatgaatgaaaatgaaagttgtTGCACATCTGTCAACAAGTCATATTTTCCTGTCTGAATAGCAGGATTTTTGGGCCACTGAGTTCATGCAGCACAACAAAAATGCATCATAATGCTGTTTTAACACACATCTTAATCAAATACTTGATATTTACATGGTCTTGTGGTGATTGCATCCACACGTGTCATTTACAGGTTTACAAGACTCAAGAGCTCCAAGTGATCGCAGATCTGTGCATCAAACACGACTTGCTGTGCATTAGCGACGAGGTATACGAGTGGCTGACTTATGACGGAGCCAAGCACGTAAAGATAGGTGAGGCCATGTAAAGCTGGAGTTGAGCAACATGCTtccacagtgtcacagtgtcatgAACATAATTATCTCTGGTGTGATACTGACAGCCAGCCTCCCTGGCATGTGGGATCGAACCATAACGATCGGCAGTGCTGGAAAGACTTTCAGTGCCACTGGATGGAAGGTAACACACAGTTACATTCTGGTTGATACTGTTGTGTGTCCTGCTTTACGACTTGTTGTTATGTTGGTGAATACCTTTTCAGGTGGGCTGGGCTATTGGCTCTGCACATGTcatgaaacacataaaaaacatcCACCAGAACTCGGTTTACCACACTGCAACAGCTGCTCAGGTAAACACTTTATCCCTGTTGGAACATAATGTGGCCCCTGCATAAAAGCGCATCTCTTATCTTGAAGTTTTTTTGCTGTGCATTGCATTCTTGGCCATGGTTTCTATTTTATATTCTACCTTCAAAACCAGAGCATCCAAAAATACCAAATGTCTCTCACCTGTGGGGAAGAAGTGATGCACATAATATATCTTGCAAGAGTTTGAAGACACAGTGAGGAAACAGTACCTGAATattatagttgttgttttttgttaaaccgttcacaaataaatagaaacacATATGATGAAAGCACAATCAACAGTAACAAATAATA
This Solea solea chromosome 19, fSolSol10.1, whole genome shotgun sequence DNA region includes the following protein-coding sequences:
- the surf6 gene encoding surfeit locus protein 6, with translation MDLASRDTYIQKLASKVFSQRDQEPKKRPFVHFKGKNDSGPPKKKKKCKKKHFKERDMNEKTPKPKQKPPVSPAAHKTQTTAKPNGSAKQTPKGVKAQSTFSTVDVLRKRLHEKIEESRGQGAPQDALSEAVQAKRAKRKLERERKKRKRKEFRMKKLAEQSGQEQQPEIKPKVEPTPAASKRNETSIVFNKMETVEEVYIDKMQKKKNKKQSVKGQITPLTGKNYKQLLDRMESRKEKLEKLREKDEGKARQMEEKIKWTNLLYKAEGIKIKDDENMLRVALKRKEKNRSQRKKTWGTRSENVTDKMQHRQDKRRKNIQKHKQLKTEKKKDKARKKGRILPEDLKKASIK
- the kyat1 gene encoding kynurenine--oxoglutarate transaminase 1 isoform X1, with the protein product MGIIIRYLPACLFLFRQSTVRRRHQNIMSRRLNARRTDGVEKNVWVEFSKLAADYEAVNLGQGFPDFSPPPFIQEAFCKAVSGGPSMHQYTRAFGHPPLVKSLAKFFSRIVGHEIDPFEDILVTVGAYQALFSACQALVDEGDEVIIIEPFFDCYQPMVVMAGGKAVYVPLRPKKESGTVLSSGDWVLSAEELASKITPRTKAIIINTPNNPLGKVYKTQELQVIADLCIKHDLLCISDEVYEWLTYDGAKHVKIASLPGMWDRTITIGSAGKTFSATGWKVGWAIGSAHVMKHIKNIHQNSVYHTATAAQEAVAHGFDREYQLFGTPESYFQQLPDILQHKRKKLASFLESVGLQPIMPEGGYFMITDISSVKVDINDESTKDEAYDFRFVKWLIKEKGLATIPVSAFYSPEHSKEFDKYIRFCFVKEDSTLEAAADILKKWSKGQ
- the kyat1 gene encoding kynurenine--oxoglutarate transaminase 1 isoform X2, which produces MSRRLNARRTDGVEKNVWVEFSKLAADYEAVNLGQGFPDFSPPPFIQEAFCKAVSGGPSMHQYTRAFGHPPLVKSLAKFFSRIVGHEIDPFEDILVTVGAYQALFSACQALVDEGDEVIIIEPFFDCYQPMVVMAGGKAVYVPLRPKKESGTVLSSGDWVLSAEELASKITPRTKAIIINTPNNPLGKVYKTQELQVIADLCIKHDLLCISDEVYEWLTYDGAKHVKIASLPGMWDRTITIGSAGKTFSATGWKVGWAIGSAHVMKHIKNIHQNSVYHTATAAQEAVAHGFDREYQLFGTPESYFQQLPDILQHKRKKLASFLESVGLQPIMPEGGYFMITDISSVKVDINDESTKDEAYDFRFVKWLIKEKGLATIPVSAFYSPEHSKEFDKYIRFCFVKEDSTLEAAADILKKWSKGQ